In one window of Prevotella sp. E13-17 DNA:
- a CDS encoding SusC/RagA family TonB-linked outer membrane protein, which yields MMIKDLHYKPLLLIVFIGILGGNVSAQENKPTSIPMQTVKPTIQAVDAVGNVVLKGVIIDNQGEPLQGANVYVREIKGGAVADEKGRFTLNVPKGTTITVDYSYVGMVTQTKKYDGKRPLTNLQIVLHEDNRLSEVVVTGLFDHKSSTFTGSASSYTKDELKQVTSANVLKAVQALDPAFVVDMNSINGSNPNFMSDITLRGNASFGGLQGDYSGNPNAPLFILDGFEATQQQIFDLDINRIKSVTILKDGAAKAIYGSKASNGVVVVETVQPEAGKLRITYTGDLSIEAPDLTSYNLCNAAEKLAVEKKSGRYTASSPYFQSQLDEQYNELVANVARGIDTYWLSQPLRTGVGQKHTAYLEGGTQEMRYSASVMYNNIEGVMKKSGRRTVSGNVNLSYRYQQWMFRNSLTVTGNRADDSPYGSFSDYVSVNPYFRPYDDNGNLLKVLGTYTSPGANGSTQTFYNPLYNASIGTKNFSNYTEVSENFYLEYRPNDDLRFTARLGYTHQNNKREDFYPGDHTRFTTWTGDRYFQRGSYAITNGESNSISVDVTGHYTHRWGKHMLLSNAAYSLQSAQSSSEGMTAWGFLNNHVDHITFAKQYAEGGVPSGTETTTRSLGLTGAVNYSYDERYLLDASLRLNGSSVFGRNNRWGTFWSLGTGWNLHKEKFMADVKWLTLCKLRVTYGLTGNQNFSPYQSKATYKFYDAIVYDNISGAYLMAMPNENLKWQQTGDFTVGLDLGIASKVNLRFDYYDSKTRDALIAMSIPTSTGFSSYMENLGNVVNRGVEATANWRLYQKEQSFLSVTGSVAHNINKVTKISDALRSFNREQDAEKTSSPIIRYEEGQSMTAIWAVRSLGIDPATGRELFQKKDGTSTYDYTTDDYIVAGDSNPKVHGTFGVNGEYRGIGGSLLFSYQMGGDYYNQTLVDRVENVNVANNVDKRVFSDTWNSPGDVALYKHISSTPTTTYASTRFVMRNNMLDLTTISAYYDFKYCSWLHRAKLERLRLTCYVNDVFHLSSVKAERGLGYPYARTFSFSLTATF from the coding sequence ATGATGATCAAGGATCTACATTACAAACCTCTTTTATTAATAGTATTTATTGGAATCCTCGGGGGAAATGTTTCAGCTCAAGAAAATAAGCCAACCTCTATTCCCATGCAGACGGTGAAACCCACCATTCAGGCAGTAGATGCAGTTGGAAATGTGGTCTTGAAGGGTGTAATCATTGACAATCAAGGTGAACCGCTGCAAGGCGCTAATGTTTACGTGCGCGAGATTAAAGGTGGTGCTGTGGCCGATGAAAAAGGACGCTTCACGCTGAACGTGCCTAAAGGCACTACCATCACGGTGGATTACTCGTATGTGGGCATGGTGACGCAAACCAAGAAGTATGATGGCAAGCGCCCTCTGACCAATCTGCAAATTGTGCTTCATGAAGATAATCGACTCAGCGAAGTCGTGGTGACAGGTCTGTTTGACCATAAGTCATCTACGTTTACGGGGTCTGCCTCGTCCTACACGAAGGATGAGTTGAAACAGGTGACCAGCGCCAACGTGCTGAAAGCCGTTCAGGCACTTGATCCTGCCTTTGTGGTTGACATGAATAGCATTAACGGCTCGAACCCCAACTTCATGAGCGACATCACGTTGCGTGGTAATGCCTCGTTTGGCGGCCTGCAGGGCGACTATAGTGGTAATCCTAATGCTCCACTGTTCATACTTGATGGCTTCGAGGCTACGCAGCAGCAGATCTTCGACCTCGACATCAATCGCATTAAGTCGGTGACTATTTTGAAAGATGGTGCAGCCAAAGCCATCTATGGCTCGAAGGCGAGCAATGGTGTGGTGGTCGTAGAGACTGTGCAGCCCGAGGCTGGCAAGTTGCGCATCACCTATACGGGCGACCTGAGCATTGAGGCGCCAGACCTGACCTCCTATAACTTGTGTAACGCTGCCGAGAAACTGGCGGTAGAGAAGAAGTCCGGTCGCTATACGGCATCTTCGCCCTACTTCCAGTCGCAACTGGACGAACAGTACAACGAACTGGTGGCTAACGTGGCCAGAGGTATTGATACCTATTGGTTGTCGCAGCCCCTGCGTACGGGTGTTGGTCAGAAGCACACGGCCTATCTGGAGGGCGGCACGCAAGAGATGCGCTACTCGGCCAGCGTCATGTATAATAATATTGAGGGCGTGATGAAGAAGTCGGGCCGACGCACCGTGTCGGGCAACGTCAATCTGTCGTATCGCTATCAGCAGTGGATGTTTCGCAACTCACTGACGGTGACGGGGAACCGTGCTGATGACAGCCCATACGGCAGTTTCTCTGACTATGTCAGCGTGAACCCATACTTCCGTCCGTATGACGATAATGGCAACCTGTTGAAGGTGCTGGGCACCTATACCTCGCCGGGCGCAAATGGCAGTACGCAGACGTTCTATAACCCTCTGTATAATGCTTCGATAGGAACCAAGAACTTCTCGAACTATACCGAGGTGTCGGAGAACTTCTATTTGGAATATCGTCCTAACGATGATCTGCGTTTTACCGCCCGACTGGGTTACACCCACCAGAACAATAAGCGTGAGGACTTCTATCCTGGCGACCATACCCGCTTCACTACATGGACGGGCGATCGCTACTTCCAGCGTGGTAGCTATGCGATCACCAATGGTGAGAGCAACAGCATCTCTGTCGATGTGACGGGACACTACACCCATCGTTGGGGCAAGCATATGCTGTTGAGCAACGCGGCCTATTCGCTGCAATCGGCACAGTCGTCTTCTGAGGGAATGACAGCATGGGGCTTCTTGAATAATCATGTGGATCATATCACGTTTGCCAAGCAGTATGCCGAGGGTGGGGTGCCATCTGGAACAGAGACGACCACGCGTTCGCTGGGCTTGACGGGTGCCGTCAACTATTCTTACGACGAACGCTATCTGTTGGATGCCAGCTTGCGTCTGAACGGCTCTTCGGTGTTCGGACGTAACAACCGTTGGGGTACATTCTGGAGCTTAGGCACGGGATGGAACCTGCATAAGGAAAAGTTCATGGCCGACGTCAAGTGGCTGACACTCTGTAAACTGCGTGTTACCTATGGTCTGACAGGTAACCAGAACTTCTCGCCATATCAGTCGAAAGCCACCTATAAGTTCTATGATGCCATCGTTTACGATAACATCTCAGGCGCCTACTTGATGGCTATGCCCAACGAGAACCTGAAATGGCAACAGACGGGCGACTTCACCGTGGGTCTGGACCTGGGTATCGCCAGCAAGGTGAACCTGCGTTTCGACTATTACGACAGTAAGACGCGTGATGCGCTCATCGCCATGTCTATACCGACCTCAACGGGCTTCAGCTCTTATATGGAAAACTTGGGTAATGTTGTAAACAGAGGTGTAGAGGCCACAGCCAACTGGCGTCTTTACCAAAAGGAACAGTCATTCTTGAGTGTGACGGGTAGCGTGGCCCATAATATAAATAAGGTGACAAAGATTAGCGATGCCCTGCGCTCGTTCAATCGTGAGCAGGACGCAGAGAAGACCAGTTCGCCCATCATTCGCTATGAGGAAGGACAGTCTATGACGGCCATCTGGGCCGTGCGCTCGCTGGGTATCGATCCTGCAACCGGTCGTGAGTTGTTTCAAAAGAAAGATGGCACGTCAACCTATGATTACACCACCGATGACTATATTGTGGCTGGCGACAGTAATCCCAAAGTGCATGGCACCTTTGGCGTCAATGGCGAGTATCGTGGTATCGGTGGCAGTCTGCTGTTTAGCTACCAGATGGGTGGCGACTACTACAACCAGACGCTGGTGGATCGTGTAGAGAATGTGAACGTGGCCAACAACGTAGATAAGCGTGTGTTCAGCGACACGTGGAACTCACCCGGCGATGTGGCTCTCTATAAGCATATCTCGAGCACGCCCACCACGACGTATGCCTCTACGCGCTTTGTGATGCGCAATAATATGCTCGACCTGACAACTATCTCAGCCTATTATGACTTTAAGTATTGCTCGTGGCTGCACCGCGCCAAACTGGAACGTCTGCGTCTGACATGCTATGTGAACGACGTGTTCCACCTGTCGTCGGTCAAGGCTGAACGCGGCTTGGGCTATCCCTATGCACGAACATTCTCGTTCTCGTTGACAGCAACATTTTAA
- the argB gene encoding acetylglutamate kinase: MKQKITIVKVGGAVVEDEAQLAQLLRDFTAIQGPKILVHGGGRKATKIAERLDIETKMVDGRRITDADMLEVVTMVYGGLVNKNIVARLQALGADALGLTGADGNILLSVKRPLKNGIDYGFVGDVKEANGRKIAHFIEAGLIPVIAPLTHDGQGHMLNTNADTMASETAKAMAAAGFDVTLIFAFEKPGVLRNPDDDLSVISNITHADFETYKADGTISGGMLPKIENALSAIDAGVERVIITKATAIDGQHGTVITQ; this comes from the coding sequence ATGAAGCAAAAGATTACTATCGTGAAAGTAGGCGGTGCCGTGGTCGAAGACGAGGCGCAACTGGCACAGCTTTTACGTGATTTCACTGCTATCCAAGGGCCTAAGATTCTGGTTCACGGCGGTGGTCGCAAAGCCACAAAGATAGCCGAACGACTGGACATCGAGACGAAGATGGTGGATGGTCGCCGCATCACCGATGCCGACATGCTCGAGGTGGTGACCATGGTGTATGGCGGACTGGTCAACAAGAACATCGTGGCACGTCTGCAGGCACTGGGTGCCGATGCCTTGGGACTGACAGGTGCCGATGGCAATATTCTCCTTTCAGTCAAGCGTCCCTTGAAGAATGGCATTGACTATGGCTTTGTGGGCGATGTCAAAGAGGCCAATGGTCGCAAAATAGCCCATTTCATCGAGGCAGGCCTCATCCCCGTCATTGCCCCGCTGACCCACGATGGACAGGGACACATGCTCAACACCAATGCCGACACGATGGCTTCAGAGACCGCCAAGGCCATGGCTGCCGCAGGTTTCGACGTGACCCTCATCTTTGCCTTCGAGAAGCCTGGTGTGCTTCGCAATCCCGACGACGACCTGTCGGTCATCAGCAACATCACCCATGCCGACTTCGAGACCTACAAGGCTGACGGAACCATCAGCGGTGGCATGCTGCCGAAAATTGAAAACGCACTCTCTGCCATCGATGCTGGCGTAGAGCGCGTTATCATTACCAAGGCCACAGCCATCGACGGACAGCACGGCACGGTCATCACGCAGTAA